TATCCGATACTCCCATATTTTCTTTTCTTTCATATGGAAATACATTTGTATTTAGTTTTGGACTATTTGATAAGCCTTTATCTGTATACTTTCCATTTGCATAATCTTTTAATAATTCTTCTTTGTTATACTTATCTTTCGATTCTAATAAATAAGG
The nucleotide sequence above comes from Leptotrichia sp. OH3620_COT-345. Encoded proteins:
- a CDS encoding DNA replication protein, producing PYLLESKDKYNKEELLKDYANGKYTDKGLSNSPKLNTNVFPYERKENMGVSDINSYLRNLKMGVGQ